From a region of the Methanolinea sp. genome:
- a CDS encoding oxidoreductase, producing the protein MNSLRTEGCTLTGALSVTMAVTDGITVIHGPDGCVHHTTSLIHALQIDHDLSFFPIILSSSLTESEVIFGGEEALEGIIKSAAARNPGIICVLSSCVSAAIGDDVRAVCASSAVPDIIVVPTGGFLGGGFTDGVEQALLALSTLSSDDRAPDGTVTLIGEKNLEYEADAHHREISRLLALLGARVRLRFVRDVSSEDLRSLGSGSLNILRDTSLESIGERFRHRFGTPCIHSFPVGFDGTLRFLEQVGKELGIDPRPALKEEKKNQDRLIDSFRILKGASVSFQPLPPSAQPLAEEVVDRLDLRTGSHGFPVVIPDPLPVGTAGLARLLHRWRRMRIA; encoded by the coding sequence ATGAATTCATTACGAACTGAAGGATGCACACTCACCGGGGCACTCTCGGTCACCATGGCCGTGACGGATGGCATTACTGTCATACACGGGCCGGACGGCTGTGTGCACCACACCACGTCACTTATCCACGCCCTCCAGATCGATCACGACCTCTCGTTTTTCCCGATAATCCTCTCGAGCTCCCTCACCGAGTCCGAGGTTATTTTCGGCGGTGAAGAAGCCCTTGAAGGGATCATCAAGAGCGCCGCCGCCCGCAACCCTGGAATCATCTGTGTCCTCTCTTCCTGCGTCTCGGCCGCCATCGGGGATGATGTCCGGGCCGTTTGTGCCAGCTCGGCAGTCCCTGACATCATTGTCGTTCCCACCGGAGGCTTTCTCGGAGGTGGATTTACAGATGGTGTCGAACAGGCCCTGCTTGCCCTTTCCACACTCAGCAGCGATGACCGGGCTCCGGACGGAACAGTCACCCTGATCGGAGAGAAGAACCTGGAATACGAGGCCGATGCACACCATCGCGAGATTTCCCGCCTCCTCGCGCTTCTCGGTGCACGGGTCAGGCTCCGGTTTGTCCGGGATGTCTCTTCAGAAGATCTCAGGTCCCTGGGATCGGGGTCACTTAATATACTTCGCGATACGTCGCTCGAATCCATCGGAGAGAGATTCCGCCACCGGTTCGGTACCCCCTGCATCCATTCTTTTCCGGTAGGGTTCGATGGGACGCTCCGGTTCCTGGAACAGGTTGGAAAAGAACTTGGCATCGACCCGCGTCCAGCGCTAAAGGAGGAGAAAAAAAACCAGGATCGACTGATCGATTCCTTCCGCATACTGAAAGGAGCCAGTGTCTCATTCCAGCCATTACCGCCTTCTGCTCAACCGCTTGCCGAAGAAGTGGTTGATCGGTTAGATCTCCGCACCGGCTCCCACGGGTTCCCAGTCGTAATTCCGGATCCGCTGCCTGTCGGGACTGCGGGCCTCGCACGGCTGCTCCACAGGTGGAGGAGGATGCGCATTGCATAA
- a CDS encoding TrkH family potassium uptake protein: MGRISYFSTVLAELGGMLAFISPLTGVPLVIALVFREFSLILPTALVPIILFILGTLLARIPRKKEEIRLSSAMCSVALVWLAFALVSTIPFILVLKLSFTDALFECMAGWTGTGFSLFPSISGIPETLLFWRTYMQWVGGIGVIALSITMAARSGLVQSSLFRADSRSERILPSVINTGKDIWAVYIFLTLVGIGIILISGIPLYDAITLSLSTISTGGFIPIEGGIQTYGNPLLEYLLIPVMLLGSTPFTLYYISYRKQKLSFSGNEQVKLLFVFLATGAAIVTADLTFMLGVSFGDAVRQGLFMSAAAISTTGYQNANLSLFPGVTIVLLTVMVFIGGSSESTAGGVKLSRIAIGFRGMAWWFKRIFVRAKVLVPFTYGGEKISERIAEPEISKSMLVIILSVLTVFIATMVILQFHMLSLEVSNLVFDVVSGLSCCGISAGYISPEIPVVSKWVFILVMWIGRLEVIPVIVLFMGIFKGS; the protein is encoded by the coding sequence ATGGGCAGGATCTCATACTTTTCCACCGTGCTTGCCGAGCTGGGAGGGATGCTGGCCTTCATCAGTCCGCTTACGGGGGTTCCCCTGGTCATCGCTCTTGTATTCAGGGAATTCTCACTGATCCTTCCCACAGCCCTGGTACCAATTATACTCTTCATCCTGGGTACGCTCCTTGCCCGAATCCCCCGGAAAAAGGAAGAAATCAGACTCTCGTCAGCCATGTGTTCGGTCGCGCTGGTGTGGCTTGCCTTCGCGCTGGTAAGCACCATCCCGTTTATCCTGGTCCTTAAACTATCGTTTACCGATGCACTTTTTGAGTGCATGGCAGGCTGGACCGGGACAGGGTTTTCCCTGTTTCCCTCGATTTCCGGTATTCCCGAGACCCTACTCTTCTGGAGAACTTACATGCAGTGGGTTGGGGGAATTGGGGTGATCGCCCTCTCAATCACCATGGCTGCAAGAAGCGGCCTGGTACAATCATCGCTTTTCCGGGCGGACAGCAGGAGTGAACGGATCCTGCCATCGGTTATCAATACCGGAAAAGACATCTGGGCCGTGTATATCTTCCTCACGCTTGTTGGAATCGGGATAATCCTGATATCGGGAATTCCTCTCTATGATGCCATAACCCTCTCGCTTTCAACCATATCAACCGGGGGATTCATTCCTATCGAGGGGGGAATACAAACTTACGGAAATCCGCTCCTCGAATACCTGCTGATCCCGGTTATGCTTCTTGGCTCTACTCCATTCACCCTTTACTACATTTCCTACCGCAAGCAGAAGCTCTCTTTTTCCGGTAACGAGCAAGTCAAACTCCTATTTGTCTTCCTCGCCACTGGTGCGGCAATCGTTACCGCGGATCTCACCTTCATGCTCGGTGTTTCCTTTGGCGATGCCGTTCGCCAGGGTCTCTTCATGTCCGCAGCGGCAATAAGCACCACGGGATACCAGAATGCGAACCTGAGCCTCTTCCCTGGTGTTACGATCGTCCTTCTTACCGTAATGGTTTTCATAGGGGGTTCATCGGAAAGCACGGCAGGCGGAGTGAAGCTTTCCCGGATAGCGATAGGATTTCGGGGAATGGCATGGTGGTTCAAGCGTATTTTTGTCAGGGCCAAGGTCCTTGTCCCGTTCACCTACGGTGGAGAGAAAATTTCGGAACGGATTGCCGAACCTGAGATCTCAAAGAGTATGCTGGTGATCATCCTCTCGGTACTAACCGTCTTTATCGCAACGATGGTCATCCTCCAGTTTCACATGCTTTCGCTGGAAGTCTCGAATCTGGTGTTTGATGTGGTCTCCGGGCTTTCCTGCTGTGGTATCTCCGCCGGTTACATCTCACCCGAAATACCGGTTGTATCGAAATGGGTTTTTATCCTGGTGATGTGGATCGGCAGGCTTGAGGTCATCCCGGTAATCGTGCTCTTCATGGGAATATTCAAGGGCTCCTGA
- a CDS encoding FprA family A-type flavoprotein produces MAIREVIPGVSWIGAIDWDRRLFDALIPLPEGTSYNAFLVSGSEKKALIDTVDPPKEYELVSNLVKAGVESVDYIIVNHAEQDHSGSLPMAAELFPGAQIVVSEKCRDLVVSLLGIAPERCMVVKDGDTISLGDKTLEFIMAPWVHWPETMLTYLREDRILFSCDLFGSHLATSDLFISDVRDIYPLAKRYYAEIMMPFRSIIREHLARLSSYDIRIIAPSHGPLYRSPDTILDAYREWTSDNVRNEVVIIYVSMHGSTEKMVTHLTDALLDRAITVRVFNLVASDLGDIAMSLVDAATVVIGTPTMLFGPHPLVANAAYITNLLRPKTRFAAVIGSYGWGGNTVDILKGMLLRLTAEMLEPVYVKGAPDSECLRDLEALADTIATKHKQISAS; encoded by the coding sequence ATGGCTATACGAGAAGTAATCCCTGGTGTCTCCTGGATCGGTGCAATTGACTGGGATCGACGCCTTTTTGATGCACTGATCCCGCTTCCGGAAGGAACCAGTTACAATGCGTTCCTGGTCTCAGGTAGCGAGAAGAAAGCGCTGATCGACACCGTCGATCCACCAAAGGAATATGAGCTTGTCTCCAACCTGGTCAAAGCAGGAGTCGAATCAGTCGACTACATCATCGTCAATCATGCTGAACAGGACCACTCGGGGTCCCTGCCCATGGCTGCTGAGCTCTTCCCCGGGGCACAGATCGTGGTGAGTGAGAAGTGCCGCGATCTCGTGGTGAGTCTGCTGGGAATAGCTCCCGAGCGCTGCATGGTGGTGAAGGACGGCGATACGATTTCCCTTGGTGATAAAACCCTCGAATTCATCATGGCACCCTGGGTGCACTGGCCGGAAACCATGCTCACCTACCTGCGGGAGGACCGCATACTCTTCTCCTGCGATCTCTTCGGGTCTCACCTTGCAACAAGTGACCTGTTCATAAGCGACGTCCGGGATATCTATCCTTTGGCCAAGCGGTACTATGCCGAGATCATGATGCCGTTTCGATCAATCATCAGAGAACACCTGGCGCGACTCTCCTCATACGATATCCGGATTATCGCCCCCAGCCATGGGCCACTCTACCGTTCGCCCGATACTATACTGGATGCGTACCGGGAATGGACATCGGATAACGTCAGGAACGAAGTGGTCATCATCTATGTGAGTATGCATGGAAGCACGGAAAAGATGGTTACTCATCTGACCGACGCACTGCTCGATCGGGCCATAACGGTCAGGGTGTTCAACCTGGTGGCATCAGATCTTGGTGACATCGCCATGTCGCTCGTTGACGCTGCTACCGTGGTGATCGGGACTCCAACCATGCTGTTTGGCCCTCATCCGCTGGTGGCGAATGCGGCCTATATTACAAACCTCCTCCGTCCAAAGACCCGGTTCGCAGCAGTCATTGGATCTTACGGATGGGGAGGAAACACGGTGGATATTCTCAAGGGAATGCTCCTCCGGCTCACTGCAGAGATGCTGGAGCCTGTCTATGTAAAAGGAGCGCCAGACTCCGAATGTCTCCGGGACCTTGAAGCCCTTGCTGACACCATCGCAACAAAACACAAGCAGATTTCAGCATCATAG
- a CDS encoding DUF447 family protein codes for MGLLRDGINEVIATTYQNAAPMGIICRHGEVRMVVYRGSHTARRIEKYGWMVANFIFDPVLYVRTAFEDLPPDFFVDENAGGIAVQRLKGAEAWAAYSTSVKQKTSDALMVKLSLLRQEVIQPLIHPVNRGFNSIIEATVHATRIIRSPDEDLHRLIRHHARLVQRCGGEREREALDLLLGYLGFPEKS; via the coding sequence CTGGGACTGCTGAGAGATGGCATCAACGAGGTGATTGCCACAACATACCAGAATGCAGCACCGATGGGCATCATCTGTCGCCACGGTGAAGTCAGGATGGTAGTGTACCGGGGCAGCCATACAGCCAGGCGAATCGAAAAATACGGCTGGATGGTGGCCAATTTCATTTTTGATCCGGTACTTTATGTCCGGACCGCATTTGAAGATCTTCCACCAGATTTTTTTGTCGATGAAAACGCCGGGGGCATAGCCGTGCAGAGGCTGAAAGGCGCAGAGGCCTGGGCAGCTTATTCAACGTCCGTCAAGCAGAAGACGAGCGATGCCCTGATGGTGAAGCTCTCGCTTCTTCGCCAGGAGGTTATACAGCCGTTAATTCATCCGGTCAACCGCGGATTTAACAGCATCATAGAGGCGACAGTACATGCGACCAGGATCATCAGGTCACCCGATGAAGACCTTCACCGCCTGATCAGGCACCATGCCCGTCTCGTACAACGATGCGGGGGCGAACGCGAACGTGAAGCTCTGGATCTTCTTCTTGGATATCTTGGATTCCCTGAAAAATCGTAA
- a CDS encoding oxidoreductase produces the protein MHKCFNSLWPCAMTGAVSCMAGIEGMGIIIHGSSGCYYYPATVLHRDLHCTFLIEQDIIFGAVERLKTLVRDLQDRYTRLAVVNTCTPAIIGEDITELPGCEDVLVIDSPGFLGTYENGYRLACEALPVTIDPGFNGVNLDGISLLDPFARGNVIEAKRILALAGIPVASVFASCRLEELGHAAARTISTNPDLIGPWGDCAGNLLGIDRTLETVSAISELFCGDYPEALQREAITAENRITQAANRFLRRFDPPSAAVFGEFSYAEYACRVLERYLDATVTVLGSRNRPRSTSFKTSEASSLDSVKDLLTRDPPDLVIGSSFEQRFCPGTPFVPFTYPLRGTIRLLDRPLIGLQGELGLVEAILNACMDHAVRDRTLLVPR, from the coding sequence TTGCATAAGTGCTTCAACTCGCTCTGGCCCTGCGCGATGACCGGCGCGGTCTCCTGCATGGCAGGAATCGAGGGCATGGGGATTATCATTCATGGGTCAAGTGGATGCTATTATTACCCGGCAACTGTTCTTCACCGCGATCTCCACTGCACATTCCTCATCGAACAGGACATCATCTTTGGTGCAGTGGAACGCCTTAAAACCCTGGTCAGGGATCTCCAGGACCGGTACACCCGCCTGGCGGTCGTTAACACCTGCACACCTGCAATAATTGGCGAAGACATCACAGAATTGCCCGGATGCGAAGATGTCCTGGTCATCGACAGCCCTGGTTTTCTTGGAACCTATGAGAACGGTTACCGCCTTGCCTGTGAAGCGCTTCCGGTAACTATCGATCCTGGGTTCAATGGAGTCAACCTGGACGGCATCAGCCTGCTTGATCCCTTCGCGCGAGGAAACGTCATCGAGGCTAAGAGGATCCTTGCCCTTGCCGGAATCCCTGTCGCATCTGTCTTTGCCTCCTGCAGGCTTGAGGAACTTGGACATGCCGCCGCCCGCACCATCTCAACGAACCCCGATCTCATCGGTCCCTGGGGGGATTGTGCCGGCAACCTTCTTGGCATCGACCGCACCCTTGAGACCGTGTCTGCTATCTCCGAGCTTTTCTGCGGGGATTACCCGGAGGCGCTCCAGCGTGAAGCAATTACTGCAGAAAACCGGATAACCCAGGCGGCCAACCGGTTCCTGAGGCGCTTCGATCCGCCTTCCGCCGCAGTTTTCGGTGAATTTTCCTACGCGGAATATGCATGCCGAGTTCTCGAGCGATACCTGGATGCGACCGTTACCGTTCTTGGCTCGCGCAACCGGCCCCGGAGTACCTCATTCAAAACATCCGAGGCGTCATCCCTTGATTCTGTGAAGGATCTCCTCACCCGTGATCCTCCGGATCTCGTAATTGGGTCCTCATTCGAGCAGAGGTTTTGCCCCGGTACTCCTTTCGTACCCTTCACCTATCCCCTGCGGGGTACAATACGGCTCCTGGACCGCCCATTGATCGGCCTTCAGGGAGAGCTTGGGCTGGTGGAGGCTATCCTGAATGCTTGCATGGACCATGCAGTCCGGGACAGGACCCTGCTGGTGCCCCGATAG
- a CDS encoding GHMP kinase: MAVMKIRGGDLDLVEYEFSPFKPGEQIKTLGLQKTYPLAPREGRVTVRSPARIHLTVLDMNRFAPARPGGGGIGFAIQLYCSVEVECRPSGIEIDYSRPALIRHFVEVFRTVTGYEGGFSIRAQDHHHQHVGLGSTSTILISLAHALNYAVGSPLSADQLRKIIGNNYIEETADGNVAFGFETGVGPAVSTYGGMAILGDELTLAYHHPFAEGKNVFIVIPPSDISSAGTKEFDLLMNRARVLDYRDRELKTYFVLMDLIPAIEEGNLKKMGSVIWEIEFRGSKRAEVEHHSFEIYHYMSRLREAGLEFVGMSSVGPSISIITEKDRAFVEKIVRDIGLSIAIETKVDNNGLSITHTC, encoded by the coding sequence ATGGCTGTCATGAAGATAAGGGGAGGCGACCTCGACCTCGTTGAGTACGAGTTCTCCCCATTCAAACCAGGTGAGCAGATCAAGACGCTCGGCTTGCAGAAGACATATCCCCTCGCTCCGCGTGAGGGTCGCGTCACGGTTCGTTCGCCTGCCCGGATCCACCTCACCGTGCTTGATATGAACCGGTTTGCCCCTGCCCGCCCCGGAGGTGGCGGGATAGGTTTTGCCATCCAGCTCTACTGCAGTGTCGAAGTTGAATGCCGGCCTTCAGGCATTGAGATAGACTATTCCCGTCCGGCTCTCATACGACATTTTGTGGAGGTTTTCAGGACCGTAACAGGGTACGAAGGGGGATTCTCCATCCGTGCACAGGACCACCACCACCAGCACGTGGGATTGGGTTCGACGAGCACCATCTTGATCTCCCTTGCCCATGCCCTTAACTATGCTGTAGGCTCACCGCTCTCCGCAGACCAGCTCAGAAAGATTATCGGGAATAATTACATCGAAGAGACCGCCGATGGCAACGTCGCATTCGGGTTCGAGACCGGTGTCGGCCCTGCAGTAAGCACCTATGGTGGGATGGCAATACTTGGCGATGAGCTAACTCTCGCCTACCACCATCCGTTCGCCGAGGGAAAGAATGTGTTCATCGTGATCCCCCCTAGCGATATCTCATCAGCAGGGACAAAGGAGTTCGATCTCCTCATGAATCGTGCCCGGGTTCTTGATTACCGAGATCGTGAACTGAAGACCTATTTCGTGTTGATGGATCTCATCCCTGCGATCGAGGAGGGTAATCTGAAAAAGATGGGTTCGGTCATCTGGGAGATAGAGTTCCGAGGATCGAAGCGGGCGGAGGTGGAGCACCATTCCTTCGAGATTTATCATTACATGAGCAGACTCAGGGAGGCAGGCCTCGAATTCGTGGGAATGAGTTCGGTCGGTCCTTCCATCTCCATCATCACCGAAAAAGACCGTGCATTCGTAGAGAAGATCGTCCGGGATATCGGTCTTTCCATCGCCATTGAGACGAAGGTGGACAATAACGGATTGTCTATCACCCACACATGTTGA
- the hypE gene encoding hydrogenase expression/formation protein HypE, which yields MKVNLMHGAGGEVMGELLEVLTRLEHRNAGGIGLEALDDGAVIPVNGTNIVFTTDSHVVRPIFFPGGDIGRISICGTVNDLAMMGGRPIALSCGMIIEEGFLIEDLERIVRSMDQALGECGANLVTGDTKVLERGALDGIAINTAGIGVADTIVRDSGLQEGDIIIVSGTLGDHGIAIMAERADLKFGEQIVSDVAPLWSLVEGACAAGTIHAMKDPTRGGFASAINEMAKKSGVSIRINEDAIPIRRSVRNAASMLGIDPLQVANEGKVIMGVPGEEAEEILEAVRNHHYGRDAAIIGRVVPGAHVIMETSIGGERFIEPPVGDPVPRVC from the coding sequence ATGAAAGTAAACCTGATGCATGGTGCAGGGGGCGAGGTCATGGGGGAGCTCCTGGAAGTCCTCACCCGGCTGGAACACAGGAATGCCGGGGGGATAGGTCTCGAAGCACTGGATGATGGGGCTGTCATCCCGGTAAATGGCACAAATATTGTATTCACCACCGATTCCCACGTGGTCAGACCTATTTTTTTTCCTGGGGGGGATATAGGCAGGATCTCCATCTGCGGTACAGTAAACGATCTGGCCATGATGGGGGGCCGTCCGATAGCTCTTTCCTGTGGGATGATTATCGAGGAGGGATTCCTCATCGAAGACCTGGAGCGGATTGTCCGGTCCATGGACCAGGCCCTTGGTGAATGCGGGGCAAACCTGGTCACCGGCGATACGAAAGTGCTGGAGCGTGGTGCGCTCGATGGTATTGCCATCAATACCGCGGGAATCGGGGTTGCGGATACCATAGTCAGGGATTCGGGCCTGCAGGAAGGGGACATCATAATTGTCAGCGGCACACTTGGGGACCACGGGATCGCCATCATGGCGGAGCGTGCCGACCTCAAATTTGGCGAGCAGATAGTATCCGATGTCGCCCCACTCTGGAGCCTCGTTGAAGGTGCATGCGCTGCAGGTACCATCCATGCCATGAAAGACCCGACACGGGGTGGATTTGCAAGCGCGATCAACGAGATGGCCAAAAAGAGCGGTGTCTCGATCAGGATAAACGAGGATGCGATTCCTATCCGCCGCAGTGTCCGGAATGCAGCCTCGATGCTCGGCATCGATCCACTTCAGGTGGCAAACGAAGGAAAGGTCATCATGGGGGTGCCCGGAGAGGAGGCAGAGGAAATCCTTGAAGCAGTCCGGAACCATCACTATGGACGTGATGCGGCAATCATCGGGAGGGTTGTGCCGGGCGCTCACGTGATTATGGAGACATCAATCGGTGGTGAACGATTCATCGAGCCTCCGGTGGGAGACCCGGTTCCCAGGGTCTGTTGA
- a CDS encoding hydrogenase maturation nickel metallochaperone HypA yields MHEFAIAYDIYATARRAALDNHAKQVSAVCVDIGEMSMINPEQVRFLFETLIEDDPLVKGAKLKCNVVVPETRCSCGYTGNECFICPRCGALPEMVKGREIVVRHVEIEVDD; encoded by the coding sequence ATGCACGAATTTGCAATTGCGTACGACATCTATGCGACCGCACGGCGGGCTGCCCTTGATAACCATGCAAAACAGGTGAGTGCCGTCTGCGTGGACATCGGTGAGATGTCTATGATCAACCCCGAGCAGGTCCGGTTTCTCTTTGAAACGCTCATCGAGGATGATCCCCTGGTAAAAGGGGCAAAACTTAAGTGTAATGTTGTTGTGCCCGAGACCCGGTGCAGTTGCGGATACACCGGGAACGAGTGCTTCATCTGCCCCCGGTGTGGAGCCCTCCCTGAAATGGTCAAAGGCAGGGAGATCGTTGTCAGGCATGTTGAGATCGAGGTGGACGACTGA
- a CDS encoding VTT domain-containing protein, whose amino-acid sequence MVRAMWPGVWEFITHIDQNFPLLIDTYGFWTYAILLAIITCETGLVVTPFLPGDSLLFIAGASAAAGLLSLPWLFLFFFLAAVSGDCLNYWIGHRMGIRVLKDKFPELVKGEYLERTSRYFQRFGAKTIFIVRFIPIIRTFGPFLAGVGAMDWRTFMVFNILSAAAWSVTITSIGFLFGTHPFIRDHIIWFIYGMGVLILVTVLAMAGVLVRGYVRTRKKRMRLE is encoded by the coding sequence ATGGTACGAGCAATGTGGCCAGGAGTATGGGAATTCATCACGCATATCGACCAGAACTTCCCGCTCCTCATCGATACCTATGGATTCTGGACCTATGCGATCCTCCTTGCCATCATCACCTGTGAGACGGGGCTCGTCGTCACCCCGTTCCTGCCCGGGGATTCCCTGCTCTTCATCGCAGGTGCAAGTGCCGCAGCAGGGTTATTGTCTCTTCCGTGGCTCTTCCTCTTTTTTTTCCTTGCGGCTGTTTCAGGCGATTGTCTCAATTACTGGATCGGACATCGCATGGGGATACGGGTATTGAAGGATAAGTTCCCAGAACTCGTTAAGGGAGAATATCTTGAGCGGACAAGCAGGTATTTTCAGCGTTTTGGTGCAAAGACTATTTTCATCGTCCGGTTCATCCCGATCATCAGGACGTTTGGACCTTTCCTTGCGGGGGTTGGGGCCATGGATTGGCGCACATTCATGGTCTTCAATATTCTTTCCGCCGCAGCATGGTCAGTGACCATCACCTCGATCGGGTTCCTTTTTGGAACCCACCCATTCATCCGGGATCACATCATCTGGTTCATCTATGGTATGGGAGTTCTGATCCTGGTTACTGTTCTTGCCATGGCCGGGGTATTGGTCAGGGGCTACGTGAGAACTCGAAAAAAGAGAATGCGGCTGGAATGA
- a CDS encoding phosphoribulokinase produces MEERPPFHESCAAKAGMYVIGVAGDSGSGKSTFTATLRNLFGDRLVSTITLDDYHCLDREERRIRNITPLAPEANNLEGLEQDLRLLKAGTPVMKKVYNHKTGKLEGPVEFSPPKILILEGLHTLFTPRLRRLVDFSLYVDPAPDVKREWKVKRDVDKRGYSEQEVMDEIRRRQADYSRYIAPQREYADAVIQIGFSRFGRDLGWTRNIYRITLLQAPAAEPGDDPCLSINLPLLPTVGTRAFSLEYKDKIRGGTVTAAFTIDGEFDQQFLIPFFRSLESETGVDPATVYDGRRFLTPSEVTQLIFCWRVIRDILSPA; encoded by the coding sequence ATGGAAGAGCGCCCCCCATTTCACGAATCATGTGCGGCAAAGGCCGGTATGTACGTTATTGGTGTCGCCGGTGACAGCGGATCGGGTAAGTCAACTTTCACCGCAACACTCCGGAATCTCTTTGGCGATCGCCTGGTCTCCACGATCACCCTCGATGATTACCACTGCCTTGACCGCGAAGAGCGTCGCATACGCAACATCACACCGCTTGCTCCGGAAGCAAACAATCTGGAAGGGCTTGAGCAGGATCTGCGCCTGCTGAAAGCCGGAACGCCCGTCATGAAAAAGGTTTACAACCACAAGACCGGGAAACTGGAAGGCCCGGTTGAATTTTCACCCCCGAAGATTCTTATCCTCGAGGGCCTCCACACGCTGTTTACCCCACGCCTTCGCAGGCTCGTTGACTTTTCCCTCTACGTTGATCCTGCACCGGATGTCAAGAGAGAATGGAAGGTCAAACGAGATGTCGACAAGCGGGGGTATTCCGAGCAGGAGGTCATGGATGAGATCCGGAGAAGGCAGGCCGATTATTCCCGCTATATCGCACCTCAGCGGGAATATGCCGATGCAGTTATCCAAATCGGCTTCTCACGGTTCGGGCGCGATCTCGGCTGGACCAGGAATATATACCGGATAACGCTCCTCCAGGCCCCAGCTGCGGAACCGGGTGACGACCCCTGTCTTTCCATAAATCTCCCCCTGCTCCCCACGGTCGGCACCCGGGCTTTTTCTCTGGAATACAAGGATAAGATCCGGGGCGGGACGGTGACTGCTGCATTCACCATCGATGGTGAATTCGATCAACAGTTCCTCATCCCGTTCTTCCGGTCCCTCGAGAGTGAGACCGGGGTCGATCCGGCCACGGTATACGATGGCCGAAGATTCCTCACTCCATCAGAGGTCACCCAGCTCATCTTTTGCTGGAGAGTAATTCGTGACATCCTTTCTCCCGCTTGA
- the cfbC gene encoding Ni-sirohydrochlorin a,c-diamide reductive cyclase ATP-dependent reductase subunit, with product MKQIALYGKGGIGKSTTSANISAALSDMGLDILQIGCDPKRDSTRMLMRGRLIPTVMDQVRERGDRSISLEDVVFTGYGNVRCVEAGGPEPGVGCAGRGIIATFQILERLGALHGDVIVYDVLGDVVCGGFAMPMREGYAQEIYLVTSGELMSLYAANNICKAIKRLSSRSRGICRLGGVIGNGKNLEAEEDLVSLFAERIGSSLIQFVPRSPVVQRAELNKKTVIEYDPGSSQAAVYRQLAANIMKNTRLDIPEPMEMEDLESLAYEFITN from the coding sequence ATGAAACAGATAGCCCTGTATGGGAAGGGGGGTATCGGGAAATCCACCACTTCGGCAAATATTTCTGCCGCACTTTCCGACATGGGCCTTGATATCCTCCAGATCGGCTGTGATCCAAAGCGGGATAGCACGAGGATGCTCATGAGGGGGCGCCTGATTCCCACGGTCATGGACCAGGTCAGGGAACGCGGGGATCGCTCCATTTCCCTGGAAGATGTGGTCTTTACCGGTTACGGCAATGTACGGTGTGTTGAGGCAGGAGGGCCTGAACCGGGTGTTGGGTGCGCCGGACGGGGAATCATCGCGACCTTCCAGATCCTTGAGCGGCTTGGCGCTCTCCACGGGGATGTTATTGTCTATGATGTTCTCGGCGATGTCGTATGCGGTGGGTTCGCCATGCCCATGCGGGAGGGTTATGCCCAGGAAATCTACCTGGTGACCTCCGGCGAGCTCATGTCTCTATATGCTGCAAACAATATATGCAAGGCGATCAAGAGGCTTTCCAGCCGCTCACGGGGAATCTGCCGGCTCGGAGGAGTTATCGGGAACGGTAAAAATCTTGAGGCCGAAGAAGATCTCGTCTCCCTTTTTGCCGAACGGATTGGGAGCTCCCTGATCCAGTTTGTTCCTCGAAGCCCGGTCGTACAGCGTGCGGAGCTCAACAAGAAAACGGTCATCGAATACGATCCCGGATCCTCCCAGGCAGCGGTATACCGTCAACTTGCCGCAAATATCATGAAAAATACCCGCCTTGATATTCCCGAACCGATGGAAATGGAGGATCTGGAATCCCTTGCATATGAATTCATTACGAACTGA